The stretch of DNA CTATACCGCAACTTCCCATACCTACTATTACTTTTGTTTTCATCCTAGTTACTAGTTTCTCGTTACTAGTTACTAGTTGTTTGACTCCGGTTATAAAACCAGAAACAAGCAACCAGAAACTACCTGTTTTTCCTCATCTGCTTAATAACCCTGGCAGCTGCTTTACCATCCAGGTTCCCGTAGGTTTCTTCTCCAATCATCATTACAGGAGCCAACGAGCAACATCCTAAACATGCAACCGATTCCAAAGTAAACATGTTATCCTCGGTAGTTTCGCCATCTTTAATACCTAGATTATCCTCCAAAGCAACAGTAAGCGCTTTCGCATTTTGCACATGACATGCTGTTCCGTGACAAACTTTGATAATATTTTTCCCAACAGGATTTAGTCTAAATTGTGCATAAAATGTTGCCACTCCATACATATCAGATAGTTTCAGCCCCAATTCTTTCGAAATCATCCTAAAGGCCTGTTCGGGAAGATATCCGTAAATATCTTGTGCTGATTGTAATACTGGTATTAGATTTCCTTTTTTTCCGCGATACTTCTCTATCACATCGACAAGCAAAGACAAGTCAATTTCTGCCGTTTTATCAGGCATCTCTGCAGTATCTAATCTGGAGACTCTCATTTATAAGTTTTTAAGTTTTATTTCCTAATTTACGGAGATAAAAATATTGATATTCGTCGTATAAAAACATGAGAAAACATCATAATATTTGAATTTTTAGGCAGTCTAAATAAAGTTTTTATTAGGGCATGCCCTTTGTATGTTACAATACTAAGCCTAAATTCTTCATATTCTGTACAACATACAAAAGGTCGGGCTATCGTCTGTAGTTGTACCTGTGATTTGTATTCATAATTCTGCATTTGTGGTCTTCCGTAACGGCAAGCCCCCAAATACAGTTATTCATAACAAATCACAGGTACAAGCTGCCGACTCTATCCCTCACGCATCGGGATAAATAAGAAAAGAGAATATCTTTTTTTCTTTTCTTATTTTCAAAACCGAGGCATAGGGATGCGAAGCAACTACGAAGTAATCATGAACACCAAAATAAACACTTGTGAATAATCCCTCATGCATTCGGATAAATGCTGAAATGAAAATTCATTTTCAATTGAAGTTATCTTTAACTGGTATTAATTCAAGCCCAAAGCAAAGGTTAAACAAAACAAAAACCTTGGTATATACTTCTGTTGTTTGTAACTTATAAAAAATTAAAACGATTAATTATGGAACAGAAATTACCCGTTCCGCCTTTCACATTAGAATCGGCAAAACAAAAAATCCAAGCTGCAGAAGACGCCTGGAACAGTAAAGACCCTGAACGCGTCTCCAAAGCCTATACCACTGATAGTGTATGGCGTAACAGAAATCTATTTATTAACGGGCGAGAAGAAATTGTTAAATTTCTCACCAATAAATGGCAAAAAGAACTCCAATACAAACTTAAAAAAGAATATTGGGCACATACAGAAAATCGCATCGCAGTTCGATTTGAGTATGAATATCATGATGAGGATGGACAATGGTGGCGAGCTTATGGAAATGAAAACTGGGAATTTGATGAGAATGGACTTATGAAAAAAAGATTTGCAAGCATAAATGATTTAGCTATAAATGAAGCAGATAGAAAGATCAAATAAATCTACACATAATGTAAATAAAAAATTACCAAAACAGTAGTAACATCAAGCATTTTAGCCCGATTGAACTATGTTGCAAATTGAAAATAAGTGCTTCGAAGCCGGCAACTTTTCATATACTAAACCGGTTGTGTGTCATTAAGGAGGATGAAAAAGAGACACATTAATTATAAAAAATGAACATCATTTATGGATGAGATAGAATTTATTATATATGTGAGTAAGCAAGAGAGAAGTAAAGATTTTTACGAAAGACTTTTTAAAATTAAACCATCTTTGAATGTTACCGGAATGACTGAATTCAAGCTATCTGAAAATGTAAAATTAGGGATAATGCCAGAAAAAGGAATTGCGAAAATTATTTCGAATAAATTACCACATCCTGAAAAAGGAAATGGAATACCAAGATGTGAACTTTATTTGAAAATGAACAATCCAAATGAATACATCAGAAGAGGAATAGAATTAGGTGGAAAAAAAATCAGCAAATTGCAAGATAGAAATTGGGGTGACAAAGTTGGATACATTTCGGATTTGGATGGACATATAATTGCATTTGCACAGAAAATATAATTTTAACATTATGGATAAAACAATGACAACAATAAACGGCTCAGAAAATTTGGCAA from Bacteroidota bacterium encodes:
- a CDS encoding lactoylglutathione lyase; amino-acid sequence: MDEIEFIIYVSKQERSKDFYERLFKIKPSLNVTGMTEFKLSENVKLGIMPEKGIAKIISNKLPHPEKGNGIPRCELYLKMNNPNEYIRRGIELGGKKISKLQDRNWGDKVGYISDLDGHIIAFAQKI
- the nuoE gene encoding NADH-quinone oxidoreductase subunit NuoE; this translates as MRVSRLDTAEMPDKTAEIDLSLLVDVIEKYRGKKGNLIPVLQSAQDIYGYLPEQAFRMISKELGLKLSDMYGVATFYAQFRLNPVGKNIIKVCHGTACHVQNAKALTVALEDNLGIKDGETTEDNMFTLESVACLGCCSLAPVMMIGEETYGNLDGKAAARVIKQMRKNR
- a CDS encoding nuclear transport factor 2 family protein; the protein is MEQKLPVPPFTLESAKQKIQAAEDAWNSKDPERVSKAYTTDSVWRNRNLFINGREEIVKFLTNKWQKELQYKLKKEYWAHTENRIAVRFEYEYHDEDGQWWRAYGNENWEFDENGLMKKRFASINDLAINEADRKIK